A window of Streptomyces sp. NBC_01689 genomic DNA:
AGCAGCCCGAACGCCGCGGCCGCGTGCAGGAATCCGTGGTGGATGCGCCAGCCGACGATCAGGGCGCAGCCCACCATCACCACGATCACGGCGGAGTTCTGCACCAGGTCGGCCACCGCGCGGCCGGTCAGCAGCGCGCTGCGGGCCATGGGCAGTGAGCGGAACCGGTCGACCATGCCGCTCTTGAGGTCGTTGGCCATGCCCACGCTGCTGTTGCTGGCGGTCGCGAAGGCGATGGTCTGCGCGAAGAAGCCGGGCATCATGTACTCGCGGTAGGCCTCCGGGCCGCCCGCGCCGGGCAGCGCGAAGGAGCCCGCGAAGAGGTAGGCGAAGAGCAGGACGAACACGATCGGCTGCACGAGGCTGAGGACCAGCACCTCGGGGATGCGGATCATCCTGATCATGTTGCGCCGGGTGATCACGACCACGTCGTGGATCGCCTTCGCCGCGGACGCGGGGCGCAGGGCGTCCCCGTCGCGGGACTGTACCGCCCATGCCACGGTCATCACTCCTTCTCGTTCGACGCGCCGGCCGAGGCCATCACGGGCTCGGACCGGTCACCGCGGGGCGGGTCCGTCAGGGCCAGGAACACCTCGTCGAGGGTGGGCTGGCGCAGGCTGATGTCACTGATCTCGATCCCGGCGCCGGCCAGGGCGCCGATGACCTCGGTCAGCAGGTGCACGCCGCCGTCCACCGGCGCGGAGACCAGTGAC
This region includes:
- a CDS encoding ABC transporter permease, with protein sequence MTVAWAVQSRDGDALRPASAAKAIHDVVVITRRNMIRMIRIPEVLVLSLVQPIVFVLLFAYLFAGSFALPGAGGPEAYREYMMPGFFAQTIAFATASNSSVGMANDLKSGMVDRFRSLPMARSALLTGRAVADLVQNSAVIVVMVGCALIVGWRIHHGFLHAAAAFGLLLLLGYALSWVGVLIGLSVRAPEAAATGNFLWLFPLTFLSNAFVAPSTLPAPLRFAAEWNPLTATVQAARDLFGNPGLHATTGWPAEHAVVVSVGWSVVIALVCRTLAVRRYRSSAA